CGGATGACAGCACCAAAGCGGCCTCGAAGCCGCAGAACGCGGCGAGTTCCGCCTCCAGCCGGGCGTGCAGTTCAGTGCTGCCGGTGACGAGCCGGGAGCCGGTCGCACCGGCGCCCCAGCGGTGCGCGGCGGCGGCCGCGCCGCGGGTGACCTCCGGATGCCGGGCGAGTCCGAGGTAGTCATTACTGGCCAGATCGAGCAACCGGGAGTCGGCGGGGCGAGGGCGCAGGGAGCGGACCAGACCGGCACGATGGCGGGCGGCGCGGGCCTCGTCTATCCAGTCGAAGGCCGCGCCGTACACCGGCCGGGAGGGCGCGGCGGCGGTCTCGTCGGGGGTCGCCGGCGTGGTGTCATGGAGCAGCGACGGGGCGGTGTCCTGCGGCATCGGCGTCCTTCGTCTGTCGGCCTCGATTGTCGGCTGTCGATAGACGTTAGCGGTCGTTCCGCACGCCCACAGTGTGGTGATACACACACCTCGATCCGGGGTCGTTGTGGGAATCCTCCTTGGCCGGGGGCGGTGGCGTACGCCAGGATCAACGCCATGGACCTGCTGAACACACTGGTGGACAAGGGACTGCGGCGCGAGTTGCCGACCCGCGAAGAGGCGCTGGCCGTACTGGCGACCTCCGATGACGAACTGCTCGATGTCGTGGCCGCGGCCGGAAAGGTACGCCGCCAGTGGTTCGGGCGGCGGGTCAAACTCAACTATCTCGTCAACCTCAAGTCGGGTCTGTGCCCCGAGGACTGCTCGTACTGCTCCCAGCGGCTGGGCTCGAAGGCCGAGATCCTCAAGTACACCTGGCTCAAGCCGGATGACGCCTCCAAGGCGGCCGCCGCCGGGGTGGCCGGCGGCGCCAAGCGCGTCTGTCTGGTGGCCAGCGGCCGGGGTCCCACGGACAAGGACGTGGACCGCGTCTCGGAGACCATCTCCGCCATCAAGGAGCAGAACGAGGGTGTCGAGGTCTGCGCCTGCCTCGGTCTGCTCTCCGACGGCCAGGCCGGCCGGCTGCGCGCGGCGGGCGCCGATGCGTACAACCACAACCTCAACACCTCGGAAGCCACATACGGCGACATCTGCACCACGCACGACTTCTCGGACCGGGTGTCGACCGTCCAGCAGGCCCAGGCCGCCGGTATGTCCGCCTGTTCCGGGCTGATCGCCGGTATGGGGGAGAGCGACGCCGACCTCGTCGATGTGGTCTTTGCACTGCGCGACCTGGACGCGGACTCCGTCCCCGTCAACTTCCTGATCCCCTTCGAGGGCACCCCGCTCGCCAAGGAGTGGAACCTCACCCCGCAGCGCGCGCTGCGCATCCTGGCGATGGTGCGGTTCGTCTGTCCGGACGTCGAGGTACGGCTGGCCGGCGGCCGCGAGGTGCATCTGCGCAGTCTGCAGCCGCTCGCCCTGCACCTGGTCAACTCCATCTTCCTCGGCGACTATCTGACCAGTGAGGGCCAGGCCGGCAAGGACGACCTCGCGATGATCGCGGACGCCGGCTTCGAGGTCGAGGGCACGGACACCACGACGCTGCCCGAGCACCGCAGGCAGGGCTGCGGCGAGGGAGCCTGCGCGTCCGAGGACGCCGGGGAGCCCGCGGACGCCGCCGGGGAGCCCGCCGCCACCGTCCCGGCGCCGTCCGACGACACCCGCCGTGATCTGGTGTCGGTACGCCGCCGCGGTGCCGGTACCGACCTGCCGCCCAATGCCTGAGCCGCTCACCCCCGGCGAACTGCTCGCGCTCGACCGGCAGCATGTGTGGCATCCGTACGGGCCGATGCCCGGCAAGGCCGCACCGCTGCTGGTGGAGTCGGCGTCCGGTGTCCGGCTCCGGCTGGCCGAACCGGCCGAGGGCCAGGACGAGTTGGTCGACGGCATGTCGTCCTGGTGGTCGGCGGTGCACGGCTACAACCACCCGGTGCTC
This genomic stretch from Streptomyces nigrescens harbors:
- the bioB gene encoding biotin synthase BioB, translated to MDLLNTLVDKGLRRELPTREEALAVLATSDDELLDVVAAAGKVRRQWFGRRVKLNYLVNLKSGLCPEDCSYCSQRLGSKAEILKYTWLKPDDASKAAAAGVAGGAKRVCLVASGRGPTDKDVDRVSETISAIKEQNEGVEVCACLGLLSDGQAGRLRAAGADAYNHNLNTSEATYGDICTTHDFSDRVSTVQQAQAAGMSACSGLIAGMGESDADLVDVVFALRDLDADSVPVNFLIPFEGTPLAKEWNLTPQRALRILAMVRFVCPDVEVRLAGGREVHLRSLQPLALHLVNSIFLGDYLTSEGQAGKDDLAMIADAGFEVEGTDTTTLPEHRRQGCGEGACASEDAGEPADAAGEPAATVPAPSDDTRRDLVSVRRRGAGTDLPPNA